In Harpia harpyja isolate bHarHar1 chromosome Z, bHarHar1 primary haplotype, whole genome shotgun sequence, a single window of DNA contains:
- the STARD4 gene encoding stAR-related lipid transfer protein 4 isoform X1 — MRYTTAGQLWNIIAPREFVDFSYTTSYEDGLLTCGISLDYGEVRPNFVRGFNHPCGWFCVPLKDYPSHSLLTGYIQTELRGMLPQSAVDTAMSSTLANFYSDLKKALKT; from the exons ATGCGCTACACCACTGCTGGCCAGCTCTGGAACATCATAGCACCAAGGGAGTTTGTTGATTTCTCTTACACTACAAGCTATGAAGATGGGCTTCTAACATGTG GTATAAGCCTAGACTATGGAGAGGTGAGACCTAACTTTGTCCGTGGATTCAATCACCCTTGCGGTTGGTTCTGCGTCCCTCTTAAGGACTATCCTAGCCACAGTCTTTTGACAGGCTATATTCAGACCGAACTGCGAGGGATGCTACCACAATCTGCAGTAGACACTGCCATGTCTAGTACCCTGGCCAATTTCTACTCAGACCTCAAAAAGGCACTGAAAACATAG
- the STARD4 gene encoding stAR-related lipid transfer protein 4 isoform X2, with amino-acid sequence MDLLPNSAPLATKLQNTLIRYHGIGESEWRVAKRTKDATVWRKPSEEFNGYLYKAQGVVEDVTNRIVDHIRPGPYRLDWDSLMTTMDIMETFEENCCVMRYTTAGQLWNIIAPREFVDFSYTTSYEDGLLTCGISLDYGEVRPNFVRGFNHPCGWFCVPLKDYPSHSLLTGYIQTELRGMLPQSAVDTAMSSTLANFYSDLKKALKT; translated from the exons ATGGATCTCCTGCCGAATTCCGCACCCCTGGCCACGAAACTGCAAAACACCCTGATTCGGTACCACGGCATCGGAGAGAGCGAGTGGCGAGTGGCGAAGAGAACG aaagatgcAACTGTGTGGCGTAAACCGTCAGAGGAATTCAATGGATACCT CTACAAAGCTCAAGGAGTGGTGGAAGATGTTACTAACAGAATAGTGGATCATATTCGCCCTGGACCTTACAGGCTAGACTGGGACAGCTTAATGACTACAATGGACATCATGGAAACGTTTGAAGAG AACTGCTGTGTGATGCGCTACACCACTGCTGGCCAGCTCTGGAACATCATAGCACCAAGGGAGTTTGTTGATTTCTCTTACACTACAAGCTATGAAGATGGGCTTCTAACATGTG GTATAAGCCTAGACTATGGAGAGGTGAGACCTAACTTTGTCCGTGGATTCAATCACCCTTGCGGTTGGTTCTGCGTCCCTCTTAAGGACTATCCTAGCCACAGTCTTTTGACAGGCTATATTCAGACCGAACTGCGAGGGATGCTACCACAATCTGCAGTAGACACTGCCATGTCTAGTACCCTGGCCAATTTCTACTCAGACCTCAAAAAGGCACTGAAAACATAG